One window of the Xiphophorus hellerii strain 12219 chromosome 15, Xiphophorus_hellerii-4.1, whole genome shotgun sequence genome contains the following:
- the LOC116734703 gene encoding protein yippee-like 5 has product MGRIFLDHIGGSRLFSCANCDTILTNRAELISTRFTGATGRAFLFNKVVNLQHSEVQDRVMLTGRHMVRDVSCKNCNSKLGWMYEFATEESQRYKEGRIILERALVRESEGFEHVPSDTS; this is encoded by the exons ATGGGCCGCATCTTCCTGGATCACATCGGCGGGAGTCGCCTCTTCTCCTGTGCCAATTGTGACACCATTCTGACCAACCGTGCTGAACTCATCTCAACGCGCTTCACAGGGGCAACTGGCAGAGCTTTCCTCTTTAATAAG GTTGTGAATCTGCAGCACAGCGAAGTGCAGGATAGAGTCATGCTGACGGGAAGACATATGGTGCGAGACGTCAGCTGCAAGAACTGCAACAGCAAGCTGGGCTGGATGTACGAGTTTGCCACCGAGGAGAGTCAGCGATACAAGGAGGGCCGAATAATCCTGGAGAGGGCGTTGGTGAGGGAGAGCGAAGGCTTCGAGCACGTTCCATCTGACACCTCTTGA
- the akirin2 gene encoding akirin-2 has product MACGATLKRTLDFDPLMSQASPKRRRCAPVMSPVSSPQKYLRLEPSPFGEVSSRLTTEQILHNIKQEYKRLQKRRHLDSAFQQTDSCCPLDLQNSQAGSPLPGTSSDASSPTRKEQPLFSLRQVGMICERLLKEKEDKIREEYDEILTTKLAEQYDAFVKFTHDQLMRRFGEQPASYVS; this is encoded by the exons ATGGCTTGTGGGGCTACTTTGAAACGTACTCTGGATTTCGATCCGTTAATGAGCCAGGCTTCCCCGAAAAGGAGGAGATGTGCGCCGGTCATGTCGCCGGTATCTTCCCCGCAGAAATATCTGCGTTTGGAACCGTCGCCTTTCGGAGAGGTCTCGTCTAGACTGACCACAG AACAAATTCTACACAACATAAAACAGGAGTACAAACGCCTTCAGAAACGTCGACACCTGGACAGCGCCTTCCAGCAGACAGACAGCTGCTGCCCTCTGGATCTGCAGAACAGCCAGGCTGGGTCTCCTTTACCAG GTACTTCTTCAGATGCCTCATCTCCTACCAGGAAGGAGCAGCCACTATTTTCCCTCAGACAGGTCGGGATGATCTGCGAGAGACTactgaaggagaaggaggacaAAATCCGAGAGGAATACGACGAGATTCTGACGACAAAACTTGCTG AGCAATACGATGCGTTCGTCAAGTTCACACATGACCAGCTGATGCGAAGGTTTGGAGAGCAGCCTGCGAGTT ATGTCTCCTGA
- the rars2 gene encoding putative arginine--tRNA ligase, mitochondrial isoform X1: MTCFFRRKIAAKLAKTLQQSEDVFVPALTAVPVLKKRPSPDFRLSLETLRVNGILASSGDLQLQTENLAAQLKPDSVVEEISARQGLIYFKLNRSLLAEKLLEPFGKGENNNFGLNSELFETLKRGTILVEFSSPNIAKKFHAGHLRSTIIGNFIANLKQSLGNNVIRMNYLGDWGMQFGLLGAGFSRFGCMEKIKENPLQHLFEVYVRVNKEAEHSEDIKLAAKDFFRQLEQHENQAMSLWQQFREITVKEYQHIYKRLGIHFDVYSGESFHQAQTQEVVQELQSRGLLKTSEKGTGVVDLSPNGDTSNICTILRSDGTTLYITRDIAAAISRKEKYCFDDMIYVTDKSQENHFTQLFQILLTMGNSWAERCRHVSFGLVQGMKTRTGEVVFLEDVLDEARARMLHNMNQSNTTKELENPKDTAEKVGISALIVQDFKGPLRSDYKFDWDRMLQAQGDTGVFLQYTHARLCSLMQRNEGVEAAAFNPSCLSDRTGVVILQHLLRYDEVLYQSDQDLQPKYLVNFLLKLSHFIASAHRELPVKGSPPDVAQVYNKALLTIFEYAKLHKNILKCLCSLCRQGYDCSVQHAPFWPAG; this comes from the exons ATGACTTgcttttttagaagaaaaattgCTGCGAAG CTTGCGAAGACGCTGCAACAGTCTGAGGATGTTTTTGTCCCAGCTCTGACTGCTGTTCCTGTGTTAAAGAAACG accCAGTCCCGACTTCAGGCTGTCACTTGAAACATTACGAGTCAACGGGATTCTGGCTTCCAGTGGGGATCTTCAGTTGCAGACAGAAAACCTGGCTGCCCAG CTAAAGCCAGACAGCGTGGTGGAAGAGATTTCAGCTCGACAAGGGTTGATTTACTTTAAACTAAACCGCAGTCTTCTTGCTGAG aaactgttggAGCCATTTGGGAAAGGCGAGAATAATAACTTTGGGTTAAATAGTGAActttttgaaactctgaaaagaGGGACCATATTAGTGGAGTTCAG CTCCCCAAATATTGCTAAAAAGTTTCATGCTGGGCATCTGCGCTCAACGATTATTG GTAACTTCATAGCTAACCTGAAACAATCTCTTGGTAACAATGTTATCCGAATGAACTACCTGGGAGACTGGGGCATGCAGTTTG GTTTGTTGGGAGCTGGATTTAGCAGGTTTGGGTGcatggaaaaaataaaggaaaatccATTACAGCATTTGTTTGAG GTTTATGTTCGAGTGAACAAAGAAGCGGAGCACAGTGAAGATATCAAACTTGCAGCTAAAGACTTCTTTAGACAGCTGGAGCAGCATGAAAACCAGGCCATGTCATTATGGCAACAGTTCCGGGAGATCACAGTGAAAGAGTATCAGCATATTTATAAG AGGTTAGGAATCCACTTTGATGTATACAGCGGGGAGTCATTTCACCAAGCCCAAACCCAGGAGGTGGTCCAGGAGCTGCAGAGCCGAGGTCTGCTGAAAACCTCAGA GAAGGGAACCGGCGTGGTTGATCTCTCCCCAAATGGAGACACGAGTAACATCTGTACGATACTCCGCAGTGACGGAACGACCCTCTACATCACCAG GGACATTGCTGCAGCTATCAGCAGAAAGGAAAAGTACTGCTTTGATGATATGATTTATGTG acagACAAAAGCCAGGAGAATCACTTCACCCAGTTGTTCCAGATTCTCCTGACAATGGGGAATTCTTGGGCTGAAAG GTGTCGGCATGTGTCCTTCGGCCTGGTGCAGGGCATGAAGACCAGGACGGGTGAGGTGGTGTTTCTGGAGGATGTGCTGGACGAAGCTCGGGCCAGGATGCTCCACAACATGAACCAATCCAATA CAACGAAGGAACTGGAAAACCCGAAAGACACAGCAGAGAAAGTGGGAATCAGTGCACTAATAGTCCAG GATTTTAAAGGTCCCCTTCGGTCTGATTATAAATTTGATTGGGATCGGATGCTGCAGGCTCAAGGTGACACCGGCGTCTTCTTGCAATACACACATGCCCGACTCTGCAG TCTAATGCAGAGGAATGAAGGTGTGGAGGCAGCTGCGTTCAACCCATCCTGCCTGTCTGACCGGACCGGTGTCGTCATCCTTCAGCACCTCCTTCG TTACGATGAGGTGTTGTATCAGTCGGACCAGGACCTGCAGCCCAAATACCTCGTCAACTTTTTACTGAAGCTGAG CCACTTCATCGCTTCAGCACACAGAGAGCTGCCAGTGAAAGGAAGTCCTCCAGATGTTGCACAGGTTTATAACAAAGCACTTCTAACTATATTTGAATATgcaaaattacataaaaacattttaaaatgtctttgttcaCTATGCAGGCAAGGTTACGACTGTTCAGTGCAGCACGCTCCGTTCTGGCCAGCGGGATGA
- the rars2 gene encoding putative arginine--tRNA ligase, mitochondrial isoform X2 — translation MTCFFRRKIAAKLAKTLQQSEDVFVPALTAVPVLKKRPSPDFRLSLETLRVNGILASSGDLQLQTENLAAQLKPDSVVEEISARQGLIYFKLNRSLLAEKLLEPFGKGENNNFGLNSELFETLKRGTILVEFSSPNIAKKFHAGHLRSTIIGNFIANLKQSLGNNVIRMNYLGDWGMQFGLLGAGFSRFGCMEKIKENPLQHLFEVYVRVNKEAEHSEDIKLAAKDFFRQLEQHENQAMSLWQQFREITVKEYQHIYKRLGIHFDVYSGESFHQAQTQEVVQELQSRGLLKTSEKGTGVVDLSPNGDTSNICTILRSDGTTLYITRDIAAAISRKEKYCFDDMIYVTDKSQENHFTQLFQILLTMGNSWAERCRHVSFGLVQGMKTRTGEVVFLEDVLDEARARMLHNMNQSNTTKELENPKDTAEKVGISALIVQDFKGPLRSDYKFDWDRMLQAQGDTGVFLQYTHARLCSLMQRNEGVEAAAFNPSCLSDRTGVVILQHLLRYDEVLYQSDQDLQPKYLVNFLLKLSHFIASAHRELPVKGSPPDVAQARLRLFSAARSVLASGMRILGITPVQKM, via the exons ATGACTTgcttttttagaagaaaaattgCTGCGAAG CTTGCGAAGACGCTGCAACAGTCTGAGGATGTTTTTGTCCCAGCTCTGACTGCTGTTCCTGTGTTAAAGAAACG accCAGTCCCGACTTCAGGCTGTCACTTGAAACATTACGAGTCAACGGGATTCTGGCTTCCAGTGGGGATCTTCAGTTGCAGACAGAAAACCTGGCTGCCCAG CTAAAGCCAGACAGCGTGGTGGAAGAGATTTCAGCTCGACAAGGGTTGATTTACTTTAAACTAAACCGCAGTCTTCTTGCTGAG aaactgttggAGCCATTTGGGAAAGGCGAGAATAATAACTTTGGGTTAAATAGTGAActttttgaaactctgaaaagaGGGACCATATTAGTGGAGTTCAG CTCCCCAAATATTGCTAAAAAGTTTCATGCTGGGCATCTGCGCTCAACGATTATTG GTAACTTCATAGCTAACCTGAAACAATCTCTTGGTAACAATGTTATCCGAATGAACTACCTGGGAGACTGGGGCATGCAGTTTG GTTTGTTGGGAGCTGGATTTAGCAGGTTTGGGTGcatggaaaaaataaaggaaaatccATTACAGCATTTGTTTGAG GTTTATGTTCGAGTGAACAAAGAAGCGGAGCACAGTGAAGATATCAAACTTGCAGCTAAAGACTTCTTTAGACAGCTGGAGCAGCATGAAAACCAGGCCATGTCATTATGGCAACAGTTCCGGGAGATCACAGTGAAAGAGTATCAGCATATTTATAAG AGGTTAGGAATCCACTTTGATGTATACAGCGGGGAGTCATTTCACCAAGCCCAAACCCAGGAGGTGGTCCAGGAGCTGCAGAGCCGAGGTCTGCTGAAAACCTCAGA GAAGGGAACCGGCGTGGTTGATCTCTCCCCAAATGGAGACACGAGTAACATCTGTACGATACTCCGCAGTGACGGAACGACCCTCTACATCACCAG GGACATTGCTGCAGCTATCAGCAGAAAGGAAAAGTACTGCTTTGATGATATGATTTATGTG acagACAAAAGCCAGGAGAATCACTTCACCCAGTTGTTCCAGATTCTCCTGACAATGGGGAATTCTTGGGCTGAAAG GTGTCGGCATGTGTCCTTCGGCCTGGTGCAGGGCATGAAGACCAGGACGGGTGAGGTGGTGTTTCTGGAGGATGTGCTGGACGAAGCTCGGGCCAGGATGCTCCACAACATGAACCAATCCAATA CAACGAAGGAACTGGAAAACCCGAAAGACACAGCAGAGAAAGTGGGAATCAGTGCACTAATAGTCCAG GATTTTAAAGGTCCCCTTCGGTCTGATTATAAATTTGATTGGGATCGGATGCTGCAGGCTCAAGGTGACACCGGCGTCTTCTTGCAATACACACATGCCCGACTCTGCAG TCTAATGCAGAGGAATGAAGGTGTGGAGGCAGCTGCGTTCAACCCATCCTGCCTGTCTGACCGGACCGGTGTCGTCATCCTTCAGCACCTCCTTCG TTACGATGAGGTGTTGTATCAGTCGGACCAGGACCTGCAGCCCAAATACCTCGTCAACTTTTTACTGAAGCTGAG CCACTTCATCGCTTCAGCACACAGAGAGCTGCCAGTGAAAGGAAGTCCTCCAGATGTTGCACAG GCAAGGTTACGACTGTTCAGTGCAGCACGCTCCGTTCTGGCCAGCGGGATGAGAATACTTGGAATCACACCagttcaaaaaatgtaa
- the slc35a1 gene encoding CMP-sialic acid transporter, whose protein sequence is MAVENVSVVFKLYCLAVMTLVAATYTVALRYTRTISSGALYFSTTAVCITEVIKLILSLGMLAKETSSIVRFKNMIVEQIIYSPKELLKLSVPSLVYAVQNNMAFIALSNLDAAVYQVTYQLKIPCTALCTVLMLNRSLSRLQWFSVFMLCGGVTLVQWKPAEATKVQIEQNPFIGFMAIAVAVLCSGFAGVYFEKVLKSSDTSLWVRNIQMYLSGIVVTLIGVFINDGEKVMEKGFFYGYTPWVCLVVFLASVGGLYTSVVVKYTDNIMKGFSAAAAIVLSTVASVLLFGLQITITFASGALLVCVSIYLYGLPKQDTSKVTRPDKATDSELKQKLINV, encoded by the exons ATGGCCGTAG AAAACGTGAGTGTGGTCTTCAAGCTGTACTGCCTGGCAGTGATGACGCTGGTGGCAGCTACGTACACTGTGGCATTAAGGTACACACGGACCATTTCATCAGGGGCCCTGTACTTCTCTACCACAGCGGTGTGCATCACTGAGGTCATTAAATTAATTCTGAGCCTTGGGATGCTGGCTAA AGAAACGAGTAGCATCGTACGGTTCAAGAACATGATAGTAGAGCAGATCATCTACAGCCCGAAGGAACTGCTGAAGCTGAGTGTGCCTTCGTTAGTGTATGCAGTTCAGAACAACATGGCCTTCATTGCACTCAGTAACCTTGATGCAGCAGTTTATCAG GTGACTTATCAGCTGAAGATCCCTTGCACGGCCTTGTGTACAGTCCTCATGCTGAACCGCTCTCTCAGCCGGCTGCAGTGGTTCTCTGTTTTCATGCTTTGTGGTGGCGTAACGCTGGTTCAGTGGAAGCCTGCAGAAGCTACCAAAGTTCAG attGAGCAGAATCCCTTTATTGGGTTCATGGCTATTGCTGTGGCTGTCCTCTGCTCTGGATTTGCAG GTGTGTACTTTGAGAAAGTGTTGAAGAGCTCAGATACATCCCTGTGGGTCAGAAATATTCAGATGTACCTCTCTGGCATTGTGGTGACCCTGATTGGAGTCTTCATCAACGATGGAGAAAAGGTCATGGAGAAAGGCTTCTTCTATGGCTACACACCATGGGTGTGCTTGGTTGTAT TTCTGGCCAGTGTTGGCGGTCTTTACACATCCGTAGTGGTGAAGTATACGGACAACATCATGAAGGGCTTTTCAGCTGCAGCGGCCATTGTTCTCTCAACAGTTGCATCTGTCCTGTTGTTTGGACTGCAGATAA cAATCACATTTGCTTCTGGAGCGTTGCTGGTGTGTGTTTCCATTTACCTCTATGGACTTCCAAAGCAGGACACATCCAAAGTGACCCGGCCAGATAAAGCGACAGACTCCGAACTTAAACAGAAACTAATCAATGTGTGA